One genomic segment of Profundibacter amoris includes these proteins:
- a CDS encoding alpha-ketoglutarate-dependent dioxygenase AlkB has product MTNSQLSFLPPDLPEGLSYVPDYLTSEQAQALVSELDRQVWLCDLKRRVQHYGFRYDYKARRARQQDFLGPLPDWLLEIANKLYSDGYFPKLPDQVIVNEYHPGQGIAAHVDCVPCFGGQIGSISLLGGCVMRFGQVSSKQVVDQYLEPQSLALMQGPARYDWTHAIAARKSDLVGGQRVPRGRRVSLTFRVMAF; this is encoded by the coding sequence ATGACAAATTCGCAACTTTCGTTTTTACCCCCTGATCTGCCCGAAGGGTTGAGCTATGTTCCGGACTACCTGACATCCGAACAGGCGCAAGCGCTGGTTTCTGAACTGGACCGGCAGGTTTGGCTGTGTGATCTGAAACGTCGTGTGCAGCATTACGGGTTTCGATATGATTACAAAGCACGGCGGGCGCGGCAGCAGGATTTCTTGGGGCCGCTACCGGATTGGCTGCTGGAAATTGCCAACAAGCTGTATTCCGACGGGTATTTTCCCAAGCTGCCGGATCAGGTCATTGTGAACGAATACCACCCGGGGCAGGGCATTGCGGCGCATGTGGATTGTGTGCCCTGTTTCGGCGGGCAAATTGGCTCGATCAGCCTGCTTGGCGGTTGTGTGATGCGATTTGGGCAAGTCAGTTCAAAACAGGTTGTCGATCAATATTTGGAGCCGCAGAGCTTGGCATTGATGCAAGGCCCTGCGCGGTATGATTGGACCCACGCAATTGCAGCGCGTAAAAGCGATCTGGTTGGCGGGCAACGTGTGCCGCGTGGGCGGCGGGTTTCACTGACGTTTCGGGTGATGGCGTTTTGA
- a CDS encoding class I SAM-dependent methyltransferase — MYEYRGKTLSEAVSNAVRGNSLPKFDVLEFPQSLGTKKIEKRSDHYPFKRNLKNGTTLFVGEGNFSFSLNMARARLVKASQFISTSYESENDLDDLAYQNAQSLISLGVTVKTNVDATKLKDTFGNRRFDRIIFQFPNVASRSSIYGQNPNHTLITRFIKNAKDHLKALGEIVISTVDSPYYEGAFKMDDAAKKAGYQPPEIFDFDPDQYSGYIHQNTDNDESALESHDKFATFVFTP, encoded by the coding sequence ATGTATGAATACCGCGGAAAAACTCTTTCGGAGGCTGTTAGCAATGCTGTTCGGGGAAATAGCTTACCAAAGTTTGATGTTTTGGAATTTCCTCAGTCCCTCGGAACAAAAAAAATTGAGAAAAGATCAGATCATTACCCTTTTAAGCGAAATCTAAAAAATGGAACGACACTCTTTGTAGGCGAAGGGAATTTCAGTTTTTCATTAAATATGGCGCGTGCAAGATTGGTAAAAGCATCGCAGTTTATATCAACCAGTTATGAATCAGAAAATGATCTGGACGATTTGGCATACCAGAATGCCCAATCACTCATCAGTCTCGGTGTGACGGTCAAAACCAATGTAGATGCAACAAAACTGAAGGACACGTTCGGCAATCGCCGGTTTGACAGGATTATTTTCCAATTTCCAAATGTAGCATCCCGATCTTCAATCTATGGTCAAAATCCAAATCATACTTTGATCACAAGGTTCATAAAAAATGCGAAAGATCATCTGAAAGCCTTGGGTGAAATTGTTATCTCGACGGTTGACAGCCCCTACTATGAGGGCGCGTTTAAAATGGATGACGCTGCTAAAAAGGCGGGATATCAGCCGCCTGAAATTTTCGATTTTGATCCTGATCAATATTCTGGCTATATCCACCAGAACACCGACAATGATGAATCTGCACTGGAAAGCCATGACAAATTCGCAACTTTCGTTTTTACCCCCTGA
- a CDS encoding zinc ribbon domain-containing protein, whose product MTQCPHCMTEIHDEATVCPSCKARKGYGEGGRFGVGYLKARVVFLLLLSVPFILLTLFFGGLYGLLVADADGIIVGLVFAGLSAYTLFHARKDFVDLKEPPKWYR is encoded by the coding sequence ATGACCCAATGCCCCCATTGCATGACCGAAATCCACGATGAAGCTACGGTTTGCCCATCCTGCAAGGCGCGAAAAGGGTATGGCGAAGGCGGGCGGTTTGGTGTTGGGTATTTGAAAGCGCGGGTGGTTTTCCTGCTACTGTTGTCCGTGCCGTTTATCCTGCTGACGCTGTTCTTCGGGGGTCTGTATGGCCTGCTTGTGGCCGATGCGGACGGTATTATCGTCGGGTTGGTTTTCGCGGGGCTAAGTGCTTACACTCTGTTTCACGCCCGCAAAGATTTCGTTGATCTGAAGGAACCACCAAAATGGTATCGGTGA
- a CDS encoding helix-turn-helix domain-containing protein: MNRTLRSAGHRALMEALKTARLDAGLTQTEVAQKLKRPQSFVAKYENGERKVEVVELAHIARAIGCSACRVIEQVELAEFNIG; encoded by the coding sequence ATGAATCGAACATTACGCAGCGCAGGCCACCGTGCCTTGATGGAAGCCCTCAAAACCGCACGGCTGGACGCAGGCCTGACCCAAACCGAAGTTGCCCAAAAGTTGAAACGGCCACAGTCGTTTGTGGCAAAATATGAGAATGGCGAGCGTAAGGTCGAGGTCGTCGAACTGGCCCATATTGCGCGGGCGATTGGGTGTTCAGCTTGCAGGGTGATTGAACAGGTGGAGCTGGCGGAATTCAATATAGGGTAG